A single region of the Raphanus sativus cultivar WK10039 chromosome 1, ASM80110v3, whole genome shotgun sequence genome encodes:
- the LOC130494592 gene encoding sugar transporter ERD6-like isoform X3, which translates to MERQKSMEKGLLKKSLSIREREPKFPNEDVFLETGLSRKSTREVTKNTQDNDGECRVTASVFLSTFVAVSGSFCSGCGAGFSSGAQSGITKDLSLSVAEYSMFGSILTFGGLIGAIFSGKVADVLGRKRMMLFCEAFCVTGWLVIALAKDALWLDCGRLLLGIGVGLFSYVIPVYIAEIAPKHVRGSFVFANQLMQNCGIALFFIIGNLVPWRLLAIVGFVPCVLHVFCLFFIPESPRWLAKKGRDEDCRSALQRLRGPDVDISCEANTIRDTLEMSEIDGGSRMAELFQRRYAYPLLIGVGLMFLQQLSGSSGVTYYASSLFQKGGFPSAIGTSVIATIMVPKAMLGTIIVDKLGRRTLLMTSCAAMGLSALLLSVSYGLQSFGILPYLTPIFTCIGVLIFPMNVKVSAGTLVTVTNWFFGWIVTYTFNFMLEWNASGMFFIFSMVSAFSIVFVYFLVPETKGRSLEEIQALLSKHVQ; encoded by the exons ATGGAGCGACAAAAAAGCATGGAGAAAGGGTTACTGAAGAAGAGCTTAAGCATACGAGAACGAGAGCCCAAGTTCCCTAACGAAGACGTTTTCTTAGAAACAGGATTATCGAGGAAATCCACGAGAGAGGTTACCAAGAACACTCAAGACAACGATGGTGAATGTCGTGTTACCGCCTCTGTTTTCCTCAGCACCTTTGTTGCCGTCTCTGGCTCCTTCTGCTCCGGCTGTGGT GCCGGTTTTTCATCTGGTGCGCAATCAGGGATTACAAAAGATTTATCTCTCTCAGTTGCTGAG TACTCAATGTTCGGATCGATTTTGACATTTGGAGGTTTGATTGGTGCAATATTCAGCGGTAAAGTCGCTGATGTCCTGGGAAGAAAGCGG ATGATGTTGTTTTGCGAAGCCTTCTGCGTTACAGGCTGGCTCGTGATAGCATTGGCTAAG GACGCATTGTGGCTGGACTGTGGAAGATTGTTACTAGGAATCGGAGTTGGTTTATTTAGCTACGTG ATTCCAGTCTATATAGCCGAAATTGCACCAAAACATGTCCGTGGTTCGTTTGTGTTCGCCAATCAA CTGATGCAAAATTGCGGCATTGCGCTCTTCTTCATCATTGGCAATCTCGTTCCATGGCGATTATTAGCAATAGTCG GGTTTGTGCCATGTGTGCTCCACgttttttgcttatttttcaTTCCTGAGTCTCCCAGATGGCTA GCGAAAAAAGGTCGGGATGAAGATTGCCGATCTGCTTTGCAACGTCTTAGAGGACCTGACGTCGACATTTCTTGTGAAGCAAACACTATCAGA GATACCTTAGAAATGTCTGAAATTGATGGTGGAAGTAGAATGGCTGAATTGTTTCAGAGACGATATGCATATCCATTACTT ATTGGAGTTGGCTTAATGTTTTTGCAACAACTGAGCGGGAGCTCCGGCGTTACCTATTATGCCAGTAGTCTCTTCCAAAAAGGAG GATTTCCAAGTGCCATTGGCACATCTGTAATAGCCACAATAATG GTTCCGAAAGCAATGCTGGGAACCATTATAGTTGATAAGCTGGGGAGGAGAACGCTCCTAATG actTCGTGTGCTGCGATGGGCTTAAGTGCTTTGCTCTTAAGTGTTTCCTATGGTCTCCAG TCATTTGGAATTCTCCCATATCTCACTCCAATCTTCACTTGCATCGGCGTATTG ATATTTCCCATGAATGTGAAAGTATCAGCTGGAACCTTAGTTACCGTGACTAATTGGTTTTTTGGTTGGATTGTCACTTATACTTTCAATTTCATGCTAGAATGGAATGCATCAG GgatgttcttcatcttctcgaTGGTCTCAGCCTTTTCGATTGTATTTGTATACTTTCTAGTACCAGAGACGAAAGGCCGATCACTTGAAGAAATACAAGCGTTGCTCTCCAAACATGTACAATAA
- the LOC130494592 gene encoding sugar transporter ERD6-like isoform X2, with protein MERQKSMEKGLLKKSLSIREREPKFPNEDVFLETGLSRKSTREVTKNTQDNDGECRVTASVFLSTFVAVSGSFCSGCGAGFSSGAQSGITKDLSLSVAEYSMFGSILTFGGLIGAIFSGKVADVLGRKRMMLFCEAFCVTGWLVIALAKDALWLDCGRLLLGIGVGLFSYVIPVYIAEIAPKHVRGSFVFANQLMQNCGIALFFIIGNLVPWRLLAIVGFVPCVLHVFCLFFIPESPRWLAKKGRDEDCRSALQRLRGPDVDISCEANTIRDTLEMSEIDGGSRMAELFQRRYAYPLLIGVGLMFLQQLSGSSGVTYYASSLFQKGGFPSAIGTSVIATIMVPKAMLGTIIVDKLGRRTLLMTSCAAMGLSALLLSVSYGLQSFGILPYLTPIFTCIGVLGHIVTFAMGMGGLPWIIMAEIFPMNVKVSAGTLVTVTNWFFGWIVTYTFNFMLEWNASGMFFIFSMVSAFSIVFVYFLVPETKGRSLEEIQALLSKHVQ; from the exons ATGGAGCGACAAAAAAGCATGGAGAAAGGGTTACTGAAGAAGAGCTTAAGCATACGAGAACGAGAGCCCAAGTTCCCTAACGAAGACGTTTTCTTAGAAACAGGATTATCGAGGAAATCCACGAGAGAGGTTACCAAGAACACTCAAGACAACGATGGTGAATGTCGTGTTACCGCCTCTGTTTTCCTCAGCACCTTTGTTGCCGTCTCTGGCTCCTTCTGCTCCGGCTGTGGT GCCGGTTTTTCATCTGGTGCGCAATCAGGGATTACAAAAGATTTATCTCTCTCAGTTGCTGAG TACTCAATGTTCGGATCGATTTTGACATTTGGAGGTTTGATTGGTGCAATATTCAGCGGTAAAGTCGCTGATGTCCTGGGAAGAAAGCGG ATGATGTTGTTTTGCGAAGCCTTCTGCGTTACAGGCTGGCTCGTGATAGCATTGGCTAAG GACGCATTGTGGCTGGACTGTGGAAGATTGTTACTAGGAATCGGAGTTGGTTTATTTAGCTACGTG ATTCCAGTCTATATAGCCGAAATTGCACCAAAACATGTCCGTGGTTCGTTTGTGTTCGCCAATCAA CTGATGCAAAATTGCGGCATTGCGCTCTTCTTCATCATTGGCAATCTCGTTCCATGGCGATTATTAGCAATAGTCG GGTTTGTGCCATGTGTGCTCCACgttttttgcttatttttcaTTCCTGAGTCTCCCAGATGGCTA GCGAAAAAAGGTCGGGATGAAGATTGCCGATCTGCTTTGCAACGTCTTAGAGGACCTGACGTCGACATTTCTTGTGAAGCAAACACTATCAGA GATACCTTAGAAATGTCTGAAATTGATGGTGGAAGTAGAATGGCTGAATTGTTTCAGAGACGATATGCATATCCATTACTT ATTGGAGTTGGCTTAATGTTTTTGCAACAACTGAGCGGGAGCTCCGGCGTTACCTATTATGCCAGTAGTCTCTTCCAAAAAGGAG GATTTCCAAGTGCCATTGGCACATCTGTAATAGCCACAATAATG GTTCCGAAAGCAATGCTGGGAACCATTATAGTTGATAAGCTGGGGAGGAGAACGCTCCTAATG actTCGTGTGCTGCGATGGGCTTAAGTGCTTTGCTCTTAAGTGTTTCCTATGGTCTCCAG TCATTTGGAATTCTCCCATATCTCACTCCAATCTTCACTTGCATCGGCGTATTG GGTCACATTGTGACATTTGCGATGGGAATGGGAGGACTGCCATGGATTATAATGGCTGAG ATATTTCCCATGAATGTGAAAGTATCAGCTGGAACCTTAGTTACCGTGACTAATTGGTTTTTTGGTTGGATTGTCACTTATACTTTCAATTTCATGCTAGAATGGAATGCATCAG GgatgttcttcatcttctcgaTGGTCTCAGCCTTTTCGATTGTATTTGTATACTTTCTAGTACCAGAGACGAAAGGCCGATCACTTGAAGAAATACAAGCGTTGCTCTCCAAACATGTACAATAA
- the LOC130494592 gene encoding sugar transporter ERD6-like isoform X5: MFGSILTFGGLIGAIFSGKVADVLGRKRMMLFCEAFCVTGWLVIALAKDALWLDCGRLLLGIGVGLFSYVIPVYIAEIAPKHVRGSFVFANQLMQNCGIALFFIIGNLVPWRLLAIVGFVPCVLHVFCLFFIPESPRWLAKKGRDEDCRSALQRLRGPDVDISCEANTIRDTLEMSEIDGGSRMAELFQRRYAYPLLIGVGLMFLQQLSGSSGVTYYASSLFQKGGFPSAIGTSVIATIMVPKAMLGTIIVDKLGRRTLLMTSCAAMGLSALLLSVSYGLQSFGILPYLTPIFTCIGVLGHIVTFAMGMGGLPWIIMAEVTGSTPFIFNTMSMLCFNPETLSFSPVTTSSTVVNRPSTPTFLRREAAGDSLGSVSTLVAIYVEKQRNVLFSNLKVSGHVSQTKTNVPKQQSPLYLELLEPKTLNSP; this comes from the exons ATGTTCGGATCGATTTTGACATTTGGAGGTTTGATTGGTGCAATATTCAGCGGTAAAGTCGCTGATGTCCTGGGAAGAAAGCGG ATGATGTTGTTTTGCGAAGCCTTCTGCGTTACAGGCTGGCTCGTGATAGCATTGGCTAAG GACGCATTGTGGCTGGACTGTGGAAGATTGTTACTAGGAATCGGAGTTGGTTTATTTAGCTACGTG ATTCCAGTCTATATAGCCGAAATTGCACCAAAACATGTCCGTGGTTCGTTTGTGTTCGCCAATCAA CTGATGCAAAATTGCGGCATTGCGCTCTTCTTCATCATTGGCAATCTCGTTCCATGGCGATTATTAGCAATAGTCG GGTTTGTGCCATGTGTGCTCCACgttttttgcttatttttcaTTCCTGAGTCTCCCAGATGGCTA GCGAAAAAAGGTCGGGATGAAGATTGCCGATCTGCTTTGCAACGTCTTAGAGGACCTGACGTCGACATTTCTTGTGAAGCAAACACTATCAGA GATACCTTAGAAATGTCTGAAATTGATGGTGGAAGTAGAATGGCTGAATTGTTTCAGAGACGATATGCATATCCATTACTT ATTGGAGTTGGCTTAATGTTTTTGCAACAACTGAGCGGGAGCTCCGGCGTTACCTATTATGCCAGTAGTCTCTTCCAAAAAGGAG GATTTCCAAGTGCCATTGGCACATCTGTAATAGCCACAATAATG GTTCCGAAAGCAATGCTGGGAACCATTATAGTTGATAAGCTGGGGAGGAGAACGCTCCTAATG actTCGTGTGCTGCGATGGGCTTAAGTGCTTTGCTCTTAAGTGTTTCCTATGGTCTCCAG TCATTTGGAATTCTCCCATATCTCACTCCAATCTTCACTTGCATCGGCGTATTG GGTCACATTGTGACATTTGCGATGGGAATGGGAGGACTGCCATGGATTATAATGGCTGAG GTAACAGGCTCCACTCCATTCATCTTCAACACCATGTCTATGCTTTGCTTCAACCCAGAAACACTATCCTTCAGCCCAGTCACAACATCCTCCACAGTGGTCAATCGTCCATCAACTCCAACATTTCTACGTAGAGAAGCTGCAGGAGACTCCTTGGGTTCGGTATCAACATTAGTTGCCATCTACgtagagaaacagagaaacgTTTTGTTTTCAAATCTCAAAGTAAGTGGACATGTATCTCAGACCAAAACAAATGTACCAAAGCAACAATCACCCTTGTACTTAGAGCTACTAGAACCTAAAACACTTAACTCACCATAA
- the LOC130494592 gene encoding sugar transporter ERD6-like isoform X1 gives MERQKSMEKGLLKKSLSIREREPKFPNEDVFLETGLSRKSTREVTKNTQDNDGECRVTASVFLSTFVAVSGSFCSGCGAGFSSGAQSGITKDLSLSVAEYSMFGSILTFGGLIGAIFSGKVADVLGRKRMMLFCEAFCVTGWLVIALAKDALWLDCGRLLLGIGVGLFSYVIPVYIAEIAPKHVRGSFVFANQLMQNCGIALFFIIGNLVPWRLLAIVGFVPCVLHVFCLFFIPESPRWLAKKGRDEDCRSALQRLRGPDVDISCEANTIRDTLEMSEIDGGSRMAELFQRRYAYPLLIGVGLMFLQQLSGSSGVTYYASSLFQKGGFPSAIGTSVIATIMVPKAMLGTIIVDKLGRRTLLMTSCAAMGLSALLLSVSYGLQSFGILPYLTPIFTCIGVLGHIVTFAMGMGGLPWIIMAEVTGSTPFIFNTMSMLCFNPETLSFSPVTTSSTVVNRPSTPTFLRREAAGDSLGSVSTLVAIYVEKQRNVLFSNLKVSGHVSQTKTNVPKQQSPLYLELLEPKTLNSP, from the exons ATGGAGCGACAAAAAAGCATGGAGAAAGGGTTACTGAAGAAGAGCTTAAGCATACGAGAACGAGAGCCCAAGTTCCCTAACGAAGACGTTTTCTTAGAAACAGGATTATCGAGGAAATCCACGAGAGAGGTTACCAAGAACACTCAAGACAACGATGGTGAATGTCGTGTTACCGCCTCTGTTTTCCTCAGCACCTTTGTTGCCGTCTCTGGCTCCTTCTGCTCCGGCTGTGGT GCCGGTTTTTCATCTGGTGCGCAATCAGGGATTACAAAAGATTTATCTCTCTCAGTTGCTGAG TACTCAATGTTCGGATCGATTTTGACATTTGGAGGTTTGATTGGTGCAATATTCAGCGGTAAAGTCGCTGATGTCCTGGGAAGAAAGCGG ATGATGTTGTTTTGCGAAGCCTTCTGCGTTACAGGCTGGCTCGTGATAGCATTGGCTAAG GACGCATTGTGGCTGGACTGTGGAAGATTGTTACTAGGAATCGGAGTTGGTTTATTTAGCTACGTG ATTCCAGTCTATATAGCCGAAATTGCACCAAAACATGTCCGTGGTTCGTTTGTGTTCGCCAATCAA CTGATGCAAAATTGCGGCATTGCGCTCTTCTTCATCATTGGCAATCTCGTTCCATGGCGATTATTAGCAATAGTCG GGTTTGTGCCATGTGTGCTCCACgttttttgcttatttttcaTTCCTGAGTCTCCCAGATGGCTA GCGAAAAAAGGTCGGGATGAAGATTGCCGATCTGCTTTGCAACGTCTTAGAGGACCTGACGTCGACATTTCTTGTGAAGCAAACACTATCAGA GATACCTTAGAAATGTCTGAAATTGATGGTGGAAGTAGAATGGCTGAATTGTTTCAGAGACGATATGCATATCCATTACTT ATTGGAGTTGGCTTAATGTTTTTGCAACAACTGAGCGGGAGCTCCGGCGTTACCTATTATGCCAGTAGTCTCTTCCAAAAAGGAG GATTTCCAAGTGCCATTGGCACATCTGTAATAGCCACAATAATG GTTCCGAAAGCAATGCTGGGAACCATTATAGTTGATAAGCTGGGGAGGAGAACGCTCCTAATG actTCGTGTGCTGCGATGGGCTTAAGTGCTTTGCTCTTAAGTGTTTCCTATGGTCTCCAG TCATTTGGAATTCTCCCATATCTCACTCCAATCTTCACTTGCATCGGCGTATTG GGTCACATTGTGACATTTGCGATGGGAATGGGAGGACTGCCATGGATTATAATGGCTGAG GTAACAGGCTCCACTCCATTCATCTTCAACACCATGTCTATGCTTTGCTTCAACCCAGAAACACTATCCTTCAGCCCAGTCACAACATCCTCCACAGTGGTCAATCGTCCATCAACTCCAACATTTCTACGTAGAGAAGCTGCAGGAGACTCCTTGGGTTCGGTATCAACATTAGTTGCCATCTACgtagagaaacagagaaacgTTTTGTTTTCAAATCTCAAAGTAAGTGGACATGTATCTCAGACCAAAACAAATGTACCAAAGCAACAATCACCCTTGTACTTAGAGCTACTAGAACCTAAAACACTTAACTCACCATAA
- the LOC130494592 gene encoding sugar transporter ERD6-like isoform X4, which produces MERQKSMEKGLLKKSLSIREREPKFPNEDVFLETGLSRKSTREVTKNTQDNDGECRVTASVFLSTFVAVSGSFCSGCGAGFSSGAQSGITKDLSLSVAEYSMFGSILTFGGLIGAIFSGKVADVLGRKRMMLFCEAFCVTGWLVIALAKDALWLDCGRLLLGIGVGLFSYVIPVYIAEIAPKHVRGSFVFANQLMQNCGIALFFIIGNLVPWRLLAIVGFVPCVLHVFCLFFIPESPRWLAKKGRDEDCRSALQRLRGPDVDISCEANTIRDTLEMSEIDGGSRMAELFQRRYAYPLLIGVGLMFLQQLSGSSGVTYYASSLFQKGGFPSAIGTSVIATIMVPKAMLGTIIVDKLGRRTLLMTSCAAMGLSALLLSVSYGLQSFGILPYLTPIFTCIGVLGHIVTFAMGMGGLPWIIMAEMCFRNSATNDICGYFPQVAPNRFRGCFATKSHAINHSKFSTNSHTHNCGI; this is translated from the exons ATGGAGCGACAAAAAAGCATGGAGAAAGGGTTACTGAAGAAGAGCTTAAGCATACGAGAACGAGAGCCCAAGTTCCCTAACGAAGACGTTTTCTTAGAAACAGGATTATCGAGGAAATCCACGAGAGAGGTTACCAAGAACACTCAAGACAACGATGGTGAATGTCGTGTTACCGCCTCTGTTTTCCTCAGCACCTTTGTTGCCGTCTCTGGCTCCTTCTGCTCCGGCTGTGGT GCCGGTTTTTCATCTGGTGCGCAATCAGGGATTACAAAAGATTTATCTCTCTCAGTTGCTGAG TACTCAATGTTCGGATCGATTTTGACATTTGGAGGTTTGATTGGTGCAATATTCAGCGGTAAAGTCGCTGATGTCCTGGGAAGAAAGCGG ATGATGTTGTTTTGCGAAGCCTTCTGCGTTACAGGCTGGCTCGTGATAGCATTGGCTAAG GACGCATTGTGGCTGGACTGTGGAAGATTGTTACTAGGAATCGGAGTTGGTTTATTTAGCTACGTG ATTCCAGTCTATATAGCCGAAATTGCACCAAAACATGTCCGTGGTTCGTTTGTGTTCGCCAATCAA CTGATGCAAAATTGCGGCATTGCGCTCTTCTTCATCATTGGCAATCTCGTTCCATGGCGATTATTAGCAATAGTCG GGTTTGTGCCATGTGTGCTCCACgttttttgcttatttttcaTTCCTGAGTCTCCCAGATGGCTA GCGAAAAAAGGTCGGGATGAAGATTGCCGATCTGCTTTGCAACGTCTTAGAGGACCTGACGTCGACATTTCTTGTGAAGCAAACACTATCAGA GATACCTTAGAAATGTCTGAAATTGATGGTGGAAGTAGAATGGCTGAATTGTTTCAGAGACGATATGCATATCCATTACTT ATTGGAGTTGGCTTAATGTTTTTGCAACAACTGAGCGGGAGCTCCGGCGTTACCTATTATGCCAGTAGTCTCTTCCAAAAAGGAG GATTTCCAAGTGCCATTGGCACATCTGTAATAGCCACAATAATG GTTCCGAAAGCAATGCTGGGAACCATTATAGTTGATAAGCTGGGGAGGAGAACGCTCCTAATG actTCGTGTGCTGCGATGGGCTTAAGTGCTTTGCTCTTAAGTGTTTCCTATGGTCTCCAG TCATTTGGAATTCTCCCATATCTCACTCCAATCTTCACTTGCATCGGCGTATTG GGTCACATTGTGACATTTGCGATGGGAATGGGAGGACTGCCATGGATTATAATGGCTGAG ATGTGTTTCCGCAACTCGGCCACAAACGATATTTGCGGCTATTTTCCACAAGTAGCGCCAAACAGATTTCGTGGATGTTTTGCCACAAAAAGCCACGCTATTAACCATAGCAAATTTTCTACTAATAGCCACACTCATAATTGTGGAATATAA
- the LOC130509087 gene encoding sugar transporter ESL1-like, with protein MTMSENQRNLEAGLLLNKNRNDINECRITVAVLFSTFAAVCGSFCFGCALGYSSMAQTGIINDLGLSVAQYSMFGSIMTFGGMFGAIFSGKVADLIGRKGTMWFAQVFCIAGWLAIAFAQDTMWLDAGRFSTGFAVGLFSYVIPVYIAEITPKHVRGAFVFANQLMQSCGCSLYYVIGNFVHWRNLALIGLIPCILQVVTLFFIPESPRLLGKWGREKECRASLQLLRGDDADVSEEANTIKETMALFDQGPKSRIMDLFQRRYAPSLVIGVGLMLLQQLSGSSGIMFYVGSVFDKGGFPSSIGSMILAVIMIPKAILGLILVEKMGRRPLLLASTTGMCLFSLFLAFSFSFRSYGMLDELTPIFTCIGVVGFLSSFAIGMGGLPWIIMSEIFPMNVKVSAGTLVTLANWSFSWIVALAYNFMLEWNASGTFLIFSSICAAGISFIYAMVPETKGRTLEDIQASLTDFLQ; from the exons ATGACCATGTCGGAGAATCAAAGAAATCTTGAAGCTGGGTTGTTACTGAACAAGAACCGAAACGACATCAACGAGTGTCGTATCACTGTGGCTGTGCTCTTCAGTACTTTCGCCGCTGTTTGTGGCTCTTTCTGCTTTGGTTGTGCG TTGGGTTATTCATCAATGGCTCAAACTGGGATCATAAATGATTTAGGCCTCTCTGTTGCACAA TACTCCATGTTTGGATCTATCATGACTTTTGGAGGGATGTTTGGTGCCATCTTTAGTGGAAAGGTCGCAGATCTCATCGGTAGAAAAGGG acaatGTGGTTTGCTCAAGTTTTCTGCATCGCCGGTTGGCTTGCGATAGCATTTGCACAGGACACGATGTGGCTAGACGCTGGAAGATTTTCCACAGGATTTGCAGTTGGCTTATTCAGCTACGTG ATACCAGTTTATATCGCAGAAATAACACCAAAACATGTTCGAGGAGCATTTGTATTTGCTAATCag CTGATGCAAAGTTGTGGGTGTTCATTATACTATGTCATTGGAAATTTCGTTCATTGGCGTAATTTAGCTTTAATCG GTCTGATTCCATGTATTTTGCAAGTTGTGACTTTGTTCTTCATTCCAGAGTCCCCTAGATTGCTG GGAAAATGGGGGCGTGAAAAAGAATGTAGAGCTTCATTGCAGCTTCTCCGTGGGGATGATGCTGATGTCTCTGAAGAAGCCAACACTATCAAA GAAACCATGGCGTTGTTTGATCAAGGACCAAAATCTAGGATTATGGACTTGTTCCAGAGAAGATATGCTCCATCTCTTGTT ATTGGTGTGGGGCTAATGCTTCTGCAACAGCTCTCCGGaagctcagggattatgttctATGTCGGTAGCGTATTTGATAAAGGAG GATTTCCAAGCAGCATTGGCTCAATGATTCTTGCAGTGATCATG ATACCAAAAGCTATATTGGGTCTGATTTTGGTTGAGAAAATGGGACGAAGGCCGCTTCTACTG GCATCTACTACTGGAATGTGCCTTTTCAGCTTGTTCCTTGCATTTTCCTTCAGCTTTCGG tcatatggcatgctagatgaactcacTCCAATCTTTACATGTATCGGTGTTGTG GGTTTCCTCTCTTCATTTGCCATAGGCATGGGAGGCTTACCATGGATCATCATGTCTGAG ATTTTCCCGATGAATGTGAAAGTTTCAGCTGGGACTCTTGTTACCTTAGCCAACTGGTCCTTTAGTTGGATTGTAGCTTTAGCCTACAACTTCATGTTAGAGTGGAACGCATCAG GAACATTCTTGATCTTCTCTAGTATATGCGCTGCGggtatatcttttatttatgcGATGGTACCCGAAACAAAAGGAAGAACACTTGAAGATATACAAGCTTCTCTTACAGATTTTCTACAATGA